The bacterium genome segment TCCCCGAATGCGCCGGGCTCGTTGGACTCGCAGTCGAGGACTCCGATGACCCGGCCGCCGAAGGTGATGGGGACGGCGATTTCGCTGCGGCCGCCCTCGCCGCCGGGCTGACCCGAGATATAGCGGGACTCCGCGCGGGTGTCGGGAATGACGGCCGACCGGCCGGTCCGGACGACCTCGCCGGTGACCCCCTGGGAATCGGGGAAGCGCGCGCCGGCCATCGGCTCGTAGTTCAGGCCGACGATGGTGTGGACCTCGAGCTCGTGCCTCTCCGGGTGGTGCAGCACGACGGCGCAGTTGCGGTAGCCGAGCTGCTCGACCACGACCGCCGCCATCCGGCGCAGAATCTCCGCCAGCTCCAGAGAGCCGGCCAGCGCCTGACCGAAGGCCTCGAAAACCTCGATCTGGCCGTAGTCATTCTGGTCCGGGGAACGGCTCATCGGGCAATCTCCCGCCCCTCGACGCCGGGCGGTCGTGGGTATTCTCAATTAACGCGCGGCGCGGTCAAGTACCTACGCCTATAATATAATACATCTTACGGGTTTTGTCATCCCGGGAGGTCCGGCGGGCGTCCGCAACGGCGCCGGAGCACGGCGCACCGGGGTTTTTTTGATAACCGCAACTATTTGTGATTCATAGGGTTGAGCGCCGCCCGTCAGGCGAAGTGGCGGCTGAAGGGGCCCGGATCGGGATCGTAGGAAAACGCCGTGTAGTCCACCCGTGCCAGGAAGAGCCCCCGGGCCGGGGCGGCGGCGGGCGCCTGCGACCGGTCCCCCGATTCGATGATCCGGGTGATTTCGTCGGCCGCCATCTTCCCGCGCCCCACAGCCACCAGGCAGCCGACCACGGCGCGGACCATCCGGTGGAGGAAGGCGTCGGCGGTTATGACGAGCCGATGGCAGCCGCACCCCTCCTCGAGCCTCGAGCGGTGAGCCCCTTCTCGACGGCCAGGGCGTAGCGGGAATGGAAGAGGGAGCCGCCGGGGAGGAAGTAATACTCGTAGGTGCGCGACCGGGCGTCGCGGCGCGGGTCGAACCCCGGCTCCGCCTCGGCGCAGCGGAGGAGGCGGATATCCTCCGGGAGAAGGGCGCTGAAAGCGCGGAAAAGCGTGGCGGCCGGGTAGGCGCGCTCCGCAGTGAAGGACGCCACCTGGCCCAGGGCGTGCACCCCGGCGTCGGTCCTCCCCGAGCCGGCGACGGGAACCCTCCGGCCGTAGAAACGCGCCAGGATGCTTTCCAGTTCCCCCTGCACCGTGCGGCGCCCCGGCTGGAACTGCCAACCGGCGAAGTCGGTGCCGTCGTAGGCCAGCGCCAGGGCGCAGGTGGGGCTCACGCCTCGGACTCCCGTTCTCCGGCGCAGGCGGCCTCTTCGCCGCGCGCCACGGCCCCCGCGTCCACCGCGGCCAAGAGGGCCCGCAGGTACGCCGTCAGTCGGCCACTGCCCCGATAGCCCCGCCAGCCGTCGGCCAGGAGCTCCCGTCCCTCGGCCAGGCCGATCACGTACCCGTCGAAGATTTTTTCCAATCTCGTTTGCAGCCGGCGCCCCGGCCCGCCCGGCACCAGGGCGATGACGCCCCGGGGTCCGGCCCCGGCCAAAAGACCGGCGAAGAGGAAGAGCGCCAGAAGACGCAGGGAGAGGGTGAGCGCCGGGAGCGAGGCGTTCCAGGTCAGGGGTCCTTCCAGGGCCTGGGCCGCCAGGGTGAGGCCCCCGGCCAAGAGGACCAGGTAGGCTCCCAGGAGCAGGGCCCGAATCACTCCCCGCAGCCCGGCCCCCCAGATGAGAAGAGAGACCAGGGCCGCCCCGGCCAGGACGGCGAGGGAAATCCAGTCCCCGACCAGCGCGGCGGCGACGGCGCCGGCCACCGACAGCCAAACTCGCAGCGCCAGGCCGGTCAAGGCTCGACCTCCTCCACAGCGACGCCGGTCACCCGCCCCAGCACGGTGGTCCGCTCCACCCCGGGGGGGTCGCGCAGGAGCACCAGCCGGGCCGCGTCGGCGACCTCCTCGTCCAGGAAGGCGTCGCTCGCGCGCCACAGGCCGTCCACGTAGGCCTCGTTCCAGGCGTGGTAGTAGAGCTTACCCCCCACTCCGGAGACGAGGCCGATGACGGTAAGCGCCGGGATGCCGGCCCGACGGCAGAGGTCGGTCACCAGGGCGGCGTGCTCGGTGCAGTCCCCCCGCCGCTGGGAGAGGGTCTCCGCCGGTGTGAGCTCCAGAGTAACCGGGCTCTCGCGCAGTTTCTCGCCCACCCAGTCTACGATGTTCAAATAGGTGTTGTACGGGTCGCCCTCCGCGGTGAGCGCCAGCGCCAGCTCCTCCAGGGCGCGGTGGTACTCGGGCTCGGGGAAGGGCTCCGGCGGGGGGCAATCCGGGAAGGGACGGCTGCGCACGGTGACCCGCCAGGCTCCGTCCCCGGCGGGCTCCACCCGCTGGAAGGGGCCGTCCGGCGGAGGCGTGGTCCCCTCGACCAGAAGGACAAGCCGCTCGGTCTCCCGGGGGTTCGGGATGTTCCCCTCGGGGAAGATGGCCGCGGTGGCGGCCGGGTCCACCCAGGTCAGTCCGGCCTTG includes the following:
- a CDS encoding GAF domain-containing protein — encoded protein: MSRSPDQNDYGQIEVFEAFGQALAGSLELAEILRRMAAVVVEQLGYRNCAVVLHHPERHELEVHTIVGLNYEPMAGARFPDSQGVTGEVVRTGRSAVIPDTRAESRYISGQPGGEGGRSEIAVPITFGGRVIGVLDCESNEPGAFGDYDARLLGTLASAIGSAIHNAGLYTQAQRMIEELESILEVSKL
- a CDS encoding transglutaminase-like domain-containing protein, which produces MRGTVIALILYRAALAATTWTAMYVDEAKVGYSYTTQETIAEGACIGGVYIEDYSTMRLSRGGVPLLTSARRRETYDADGRMAAASSYTVSGADILIVNAALSGDVLEVERIQGLSVGKRYLEGGLVGSLGLSFVVADLEPGESLDFSLYSSEYSEVVEGTYTRGVPGEVTFDGETFPGWVNTVDYGGAPRESYFDAAGVWLGTLLPGGMSVRPAADEADAKAGLTWVDPAATAAIFPEGNIPNPRETERLVLLVEGTTPPPDGPFQRVEPAGDGAWRVTVRSRPFPDCPPPEPFPEPEYHRALEELALALTAEGDPYNTYLNIVDWVGEKLRESPVTLELTPAETLSQRRGDCTEHAALVTDLCRRAGIPALTVIGLVSGVGGKLYYHAWNEAYVDGLWRASDAFLDEEVADAARLVLLRDPPGVERTTVLGRVTGVAVEEVEP